The genomic interval TAAATGGAACACCTAAAAAAACATCTGCACTGCGTTGATAAAGTTGGCAAGATAATTTTCTATCTGCTATATAAAATTGAAAAAAAGCATGGCAAGGTGGTAATGCCATCTTAGAAATTTCTCCTACATTCCATGCACTTACTAATAGCCTACGCGAGTCAGGATTAGATTTTATTTCATTTATGATAGAGCTAAGTTGGTCAATTTTCTCTCCTGTTGCTGTTGGCCAACTCCTCCATTGGCAGCCATATACAGGACCTAAATTCCCCTCTGCTGTTGCCCATTCATCCCATATGGTAACACCGTGTTTCTGAAGATAAGCAATGTTTGTATCACCGCTTAAAAACCACAGCAACTCATATATAATGGATCGTAAATGAACTTTTTTCGTTGTAATTAAAGGGAATCCATCTTTTAGATTGAACTTCATTTGGTATCCAAAAATACTTTTTGTTCCTGTTCCAGTTCTATCCTTCTTATCAATACCCTCTGATAGAATATATTTTAGCAATGTTACGTATTGTTCCATAGTTTGGCGTTCATTGT from Cardinium endosymbiont of Culicoides punctatus carries:
- a CDS encoding thymidylate synthase, with amino-acid sequence MEQYVTLLKYILSEGIDKKDRTGTGTKSIFGYQMKFNLKDGFPLITTKKVHLRSIIYELLWFLSGDTNIAYLQKHGVTIWDEWATAEGNLGPVYGCQWRSWPTATGEKIDQLSSIINEIKSNPDSRRLLVSAWNVGEISKMALPPCHAFFQFYIADRKLSCQLYQRSADVFLGVPFNIASYALLTMMVAQVCNLEPGTFIHTLGDAHLYQNHLEQANLQLSRKPYDLPTMKLREGVNDLFGFTYEDFTLLNYTHHPVIKAPIAV